The nucleotide sequence CATTGAAGAAGAACGTTCAATATTGCGGCTGGCTCAGCCAGATCGAGGTTCGGCTGTTCTTCAAAAGCATGACCGTCAACGTGGCCGAGGAATACAAGCCGGGCAGCTGCGAATTCACGGCGGTGATGGATCACGAGAACAAGCATGTCGCCATTTTCCGGCGCAACATGGACATCTATTCAAGGCAGATCAAGACCGAGCTGGAAAAGGCGGTGGCGCGCTACGGCGCCGCTTTCGCCAGCAGCGAGCAGGGCGTGACCCGCCAGTTCATGGGCGAGGCGGGGCGGATCATCAAGCCGCTGCTCGACGAGATGCACGAACAGTCCGAGCGCGACCACGGCAAGCTGGACAGTCCGCAAAGCTACCAATACACCCAGAATCTTTGCAAAGGCTGGAAGTTCTAGGTTATCTCGCAGCAAGCGCCTCGATTTCACGCCGCCATCCTGCTACCATCGCCCGGAACCAAGAATGGGCATGTCGCCGCCCGCCAAATCTGGATAGAAGATGAGCCTGAAAGTCCCTTCAACCGACACGCTGCTCGTCTTTGCCGAGGGAGAGCTTCTGTGCGCCTTGCCGTCGTCCGCGGTGCAAGAAGTGGTGTTCCTGCCCGAGTTATCGCGTCCGCCCGGTATGCCGTCCATTCTGGAAGGCCTGATGACGCTGGATGGAAGCCCGGTGCCGGTGATGCGGGTGGCCCGTCTCTTGGGGCTTCCCGCATCAGCCTCGGGCATCTACACGCCGGTGATGATCTTGAAGAACGCCAAGGCCGCTCTGGCCGTTGAAAGGATGGACGACATTTACCGTCTGTCGGCCAAGGACATGGTGAAGGCCAAGCCCGGCCTCGCCTTCAACGACTGTCTGATGGGCGAGGTGCGCCTGAAAGACCGCGTCGTGCATGTCTTGTCGGTGGACCGCCTTTTGCTGACCGAGGAAAAGCGCCGCGTCGAGGAGTTCAAAACCGTGGTCCTGGCTCGCCTGGCGGGCGACGGCGCGTCGCCCTGATGAAGGCAAAGCCAGCGCCCGGCCCGGACGTGACGGCGGATCCCTACTTTCCCAGGATCAAGGAAAGCATCATCCATAAAACCGGGCTGGCCTATTACGAGGACAAAGAGGCGGACCTCGCCCGCATTCTGAAAGCCAGGCTGGCCGCTTGCGGACTTGCCGATTGCGCCGCCTACGCCGCCTTCCTGGAGGGGGGAAAAGCGGGTGCTGCCGAAATGGACGAGTTGGTTTCGGAGCTGACGATCGGCGAAACCTATTTCTTTCGCCACACCGAAGTGTTCAAGGCCCTGACCGCCCATGTGGTGCCCGAGATCCTGTCGCGCAATGCGGCTTCGCAAGGCTTGCGCATCTGGAGCGCCGGTTGCTCGTCGGGCGCGGAACCCTATTCCATCTCGATCCTGTTGGCCCGCGATTTCAAGCCGCAGCTGAAAGGCTGGCGCATCGGCATTTTCGGGACGGACATCGACAAGAAATTCCTGGCCCAGGCCAGAAGCGGCATTTATCAAGATTGGGCCGTGCGCGCCACCAGCCCCCAAGAGCGGCAAGCCTATTTCGAACGCACCGAGCAGGGCTGGCATCTGCGCCCGGTCTACCGCGAGCCGGTGACCTTCCATCACCACAATCTGATCCAGGACCCGCTGCCGCATTCCGCCTTGGGGCTGATCGGCCTGGATGTCATTTTGTGTCGCAATGTCGCCATCTATTTCAGCCGCGAACAGATATTCCAGTTGATGGAACGCTTTCACGCCGCGCTGAACGATGGCGGCTGGCTGATTACGGGGCCAGCGGAAATCGGCATGGACCGCCCGCCCGGCTTCCAG is from Alphaproteobacteria bacterium and encodes:
- a CDS encoding chemotaxis protein CheW, producing the protein MSLKVPSTDTLLVFAEGELLCALPSSAVQEVVFLPELSRPPGMPSILEGLMTLDGSPVPVMRVARLLGLPASASGIYTPVMILKNAKAALAVERMDDIYRLSAKDMVKAKPGLAFNDCLMGEVRLKDRVVHVLSVDRLLLTEEKRRVEEFKTVVLARLAGDGASP
- a CDS encoding protein-glutamate O-methyltransferase CheR: MKAKPAPGPDVTADPYFPRIKESIIHKTGLAYYEDKEADLARILKARLAACGLADCAAYAAFLEGGKAGAAEMDELVSELTIGETYFFRHTEVFKALTAHVVPEILSRNAASQGLRIWSAGCSSGAEPYSISILLARDFKPQLKGWRIGIFGTDIDKKFLAQARSGIYQDWAVRATSPQERQAYFERTEQGWHLRPVYREPVTFHHHNLIQDPLPHSALGLIGLDVILCRNVAIYFSREQIFQLMERFHAALNDGGWLITGPAEIGMDRPPGFQPVNLDGLIVYRKGGGELQSSLPAWTPPVLPSVAHEDGVADYSVPLGDDALQHEMADEDASLGGGELEEEQELARLSDRGQWIAASGPARRLLARPETGQDIALKAIHVLIEISDFDGAEKALRRMLFVDRKCQMAYYHLGLLLSCRGDLKMAKKAFKNAYDLAVGLPADMPLPGGEGLTAGQLVKMAGLRAQLEGGK